In Pseudomonas sp. DNDY-54, a genomic segment contains:
- a CDS encoding DUF3087 domain-containing protein, with protein MVTFEIKPLSPEAYRQQTRRSTLLVVATFAVLGMGFATLAVALFGEAGADNLRLNVAGVVAGFLLTAALVRLVYWKQPWMHSAVYGWRLKRSLMSVTNAMHHVTAGIAAGDPDAIKLLRFYHLGLTQMHQLDANSASLSEAAAEIDRHRGLMEARGMDTDQHQLHDEWLGSVKRFPATR; from the coding sequence ATGGTGACATTCGAGATCAAACCACTCAGCCCCGAAGCTTACCGCCAGCAGACCCGTCGCAGCACCTTGCTGGTGGTGGCGACCTTTGCGGTGCTGGGGATGGGCTTTGCGACGCTGGCGGTTGCGCTTTTCGGCGAGGCCGGTGCGGACAACCTGCGCCTGAACGTGGCGGGCGTGGTGGCCGGGTTCCTGCTGACGGCGGCGTTGGTGCGCCTGGTCTATTGGAAACAGCCCTGGATGCACAGCGCGGTCTATGGCTGGCGCCTCAAGCGCAGCCTGATGAGCGTCACCAATGCGATGCATCACGTGACGGCGGGCATCGCCGCGGGTGATCCCGACGCGATCAAGCTGCTTCGTTTCTACCATCTTGGACTGACGCAGATGCATCAGCTCGACGCTAACAGCGCGTCGCTAAGCGAGGCGGCCGCAGAAATCGATCGGCACCGCGGGCTGATGGAGGCCCGAGGAATGGATACCGACCAGCACCAATTGCATGACGAATGGCTCGGCTCGGTGAAGCGCTTCCCCGCGACCAGATGA
- the bglX gene encoding beta-glucosidase BglX, which yields MKRLYLVGLMAGLSLQSVAAESPSPLLDNKPAFIASLIERMTLEEKVGQLRLISIGADMPRPRILEELAAGHIGGTFNTVTRHDNRPMQEAALRSRMKIPIFFAYDVVHGHRTIFPIGLGLASSWDLGTIATSGRVQAIEASADGLDMTFAPMVDISRDPRWGRTSEGFGEDPYLVSEIARTMVQAYQGDSPAAADSVTASVKHFALYGAVEGGRDYNVVDMSPMRMHQDFLPPYRAAIDAGAGGVMVALNAINGVPASANTWLLQDLLKRDWGFDGVALSDHGAISELMRHGVAKDGREAARLAIKAGIDMSMADSLYREELPGLVESGDVAVGEIDTAVREVLGAKYDMGLFHDPFRRIGVAADDPKDVNAESRLHRKAARAVARESIVLLENNDHTLPLNKRGTIALVGPLADSPVDMMGSWSAAGVAKQAVTLRQGMQSALGSDAVLLHARGANITDDKHMVDYLNFLNWDNPEVVQDSRSPSAMIAEAVAMAEQADVIVAAVGESRGMSHEASSRTSLQIPQSQQALLEALKETGKPLVLVLMNGRPLDLNWAKANADAVVETWFSGTEGGNAIADVLFGEHNPAGKLPISFPRSVGQIPTYYNHLRVGRPYVEGKPGNYTSQYFEEPNGPLYPFGYGLSYTDFELSEVSLSSQTMSRGGDLDVSVTVKNAGPRDGATVVQLYIRDEVASVIRPVKELKDFSKVALAAGEAREVRFKLDEEDLKFVNAQLKRVAEPGTFQVQIGLDSQRVKLASFTLQ from the coding sequence ATGAAAAGGCTGTATTTGGTCGGTCTCATGGCCGGTCTTTCGCTGCAATCAGTCGCTGCCGAGTCCCCGTCCCCTTTGCTGGATAACAAGCCGGCCTTCATCGCGAGCCTGATCGAGCGGATGACGCTGGAGGAAAAGGTTGGCCAGCTGCGGTTGATCAGTATCGGGGCAGACATGCCTCGCCCGCGCATCCTCGAAGAGCTGGCCGCTGGGCATATCGGCGGCACGTTCAACACCGTGACACGGCACGACAACCGGCCGATGCAGGAGGCGGCGCTGCGCAGCCGGATGAAAATCCCGATCTTCTTTGCGTACGACGTGGTACACGGTCACCGGACGATCTTTCCGATCGGGCTGGGCCTGGCGTCGAGCTGGGATCTGGGCACGATCGCGACCAGCGGACGGGTGCAAGCGATCGAAGCCAGTGCCGATGGCCTGGATATGACCTTCGCACCCATGGTGGATATTTCGCGTGATCCACGCTGGGGGCGGACATCTGAAGGCTTCGGTGAGGATCCCTATCTGGTGTCGGAGATCGCGCGCACCATGGTCCAGGCCTATCAGGGCGACTCTCCAGCCGCGGCCGACAGCGTGACCGCCAGTGTCAAACACTTCGCCTTGTACGGGGCGGTAGAAGGTGGGCGCGACTACAACGTCGTGGATATGAGCCCGATGCGTATGCATCAGGATTTTCTTCCGCCTTATCGTGCGGCCATCGACGCAGGCGCAGGTGGGGTGATGGTGGCGTTGAATGCCATCAATGGCGTGCCGGCCAGCGCCAACACTTGGCTGTTGCAGGATTTGCTGAAGCGGGACTGGGGTTTCGACGGCGTGGCGCTGAGTGACCACGGCGCAATCAGCGAGCTGATGCGTCACGGCGTCGCCAAAGATGGCCGCGAGGCTGCTCGCTTGGCGATCAAGGCGGGCATCGACATGAGCATGGCCGACTCGTTGTACCGCGAGGAATTGCCAGGCCTGGTGGAATCCGGCGATGTCGCGGTTGGCGAAATCGACACAGCGGTTCGCGAGGTGCTGGGCGCCAAATACGACATGGGGCTGTTCCACGACCCGTTCCGGCGTATCGGCGTCGCTGCGGATGACCCGAAAGATGTCAATGCCGAAAGCCGGCTGCACCGTAAGGCGGCGAGAGCGGTGGCGCGTGAGTCGATCGTGCTGCTGGAAAACAATGACCACACCCTGCCACTGAACAAGCGCGGGACGATTGCGCTAGTCGGTCCGCTGGCTGATTCGCCGGTCGACATGATGGGCAGCTGGTCCGCCGCCGGCGTCGCCAAGCAAGCCGTGACGCTACGCCAGGGAATGCAAAGCGCGCTGGGCAGTGACGCGGTGCTGCTGCATGCCCGCGGCGCCAACATTACCGACGACAAGCACATGGTCGACTACCTGAACTTTCTGAATTGGGACAATCCCGAGGTGGTGCAGGACTCGCGCTCGCCGTCGGCGATGATTGCCGAAGCGGTCGCCATGGCGGAACAAGCCGATGTGATTGTCGCCGCAGTGGGTGAGTCGCGCGGCATGTCTCATGAGGCGTCGAGCCGCACCAGCTTGCAGATCCCTCAGAGTCAGCAGGCATTGCTCGAGGCGCTCAAGGAAACTGGCAAGCCCCTGGTGCTGGTCTTGATGAACGGGCGACCGCTGGACCTGAACTGGGCGAAGGCGAATGCCGATGCGGTCGTGGAGACCTGGTTCAGCGGCACTGAAGGCGGCAACGCGATCGCCGACGTGCTGTTCGGTGAGCACAACCCTGCCGGCAAATTGCCGATCTCCTTTCCCCGTTCGGTAGGCCAGATTCCGACCTATTACAACCATCTGCGCGTCGGCAGGCCCTATGTCGAAGGCAAACCTGGCAACTACACCTCGCAGTATTTCGAAGAGCCGAATGGCCCGCTATACCCCTTCGGCTATGGCCTGAGCTATACCGACTTCGAGCTGTCGGAGGTGAGCCTGTCGAGTCAGACCATGTCGCGGGGTGGTGACCTAGACGTTAGCGTCACCGTAAAAAATGCCGGCCCGCGCGATGGCGCAACGGTCGTGCAGCTGTATATCCGCGACGAGGTCGCCTCGGTGATCCGACCGGTGAAAGAACTCAAGGATTTCAGCAAGGTTGCCTTGGCCGCGGGCGAGGCTCGGGAGGTCCGTTTCAAACTCGACGAGGAGGACCTGAAATTCGTCAATGCGCAGCTCAAGCGTGTCGCCGAACCGGGAACCTTTCAGGTACAGATTGGGCTGGATTCGCAACGGGTCAAATTAGCGTCTTTCACGTTGCAGTGA
- a CDS encoding glucan biosynthesis protein G, with amino-acid sequence MGFTLSLSLGLFASHGWAFSLEDVAVKAEKLATQDYAPPQSNLPPVFRNMAFADYQQLRFRGDKALWKAEPTPFELQFYHQGMHFNVPVRINEITANGVEKIRYEPEMFEFGNVEVEPAALENLGFAGFKVLYPLNKADKADELMTLLGASYFRVIGKDQVYGLSARGLAIDTALPSGEEFPRFREFWVERPQADRRNLVIYALLDSPRATGAYRMVVTPGKDSTVDVQARVYLREPVEKLGLGALTSMYLFGANQPSQLLNYRPQLHDSEGLAIHTGNDEWIWRPLNNPKRLSISSYSVENPRGFGLLQRTRDFGRYEDLDDRYELRPSGWVEPKGDWGKGRVELIEIPTPDETNDNIVAFWVPEERPEPGKPLDFAYRLHFTMDEPALHDPELAWVSQTRLSTGDVKQSNLIRQPDGSTALIVDFVGPNLAALVADAAVSTRVSIGENAELVENNLRHNPVTKGWRLTLRLKVRDPKRPVELRAALVEGEKTLSETWSYQIPTNE; translated from the coding sequence CTGGGTTTTACGTTGAGTTTGTCCTTGGGGTTGTTTGCCAGCCACGGCTGGGCGTTCAGCCTTGAGGATGTTGCGGTAAAGGCGGAAAAGCTGGCGACGCAAGACTACGCGCCACCGCAGAGCAATCTGCCCCCCGTGTTTCGCAACATGGCGTTCGCGGATTACCAGCAGCTGCGTTTCCGTGGCGACAAAGCGCTATGGAAAGCTGAACCCACGCCATTCGAGCTGCAGTTTTACCATCAGGGCATGCATTTCAATGTGCCTGTGCGGATCAACGAGATCACCGCCAATGGCGTCGAGAAGATCCGTTACGAGCCGGAAATGTTCGAGTTCGGCAACGTTGAGGTCGAGCCCGCCGCGTTGGAAAATCTCGGCTTCGCGGGTTTCAAGGTGCTCTATCCGCTGAACAAGGCGGACAAGGCAGACGAGCTGATGACGCTGCTGGGCGCGAGCTATTTTCGGGTGATCGGCAAGGACCAAGTGTATGGTCTGTCCGCGCGGGGGCTGGCGATCGACACGGCGCTGCCCAGCGGCGAGGAATTTCCGCGCTTTCGCGAGTTCTGGGTCGAGCGCCCGCAAGCCGATCGCCGCAATTTGGTGATCTACGCCTTGCTGGATTCGCCGCGCGCCACCGGTGCTTATCGGATGGTGGTTACGCCGGGTAAGGACAGCACCGTTGACGTACAGGCGCGCGTGTATCTGCGTGAGCCGGTTGAAAAGCTCGGCCTTGGCGCGCTGACCAGCATGTATCTGTTCGGCGCCAACCAGCCGAGTCAGTTGCTCAACTACCGTCCGCAGCTGCACGACTCTGAGGGGCTGGCGATCCACACCGGCAATGACGAGTGGATCTGGCGACCGCTGAACAACCCCAAGCGACTGTCCATCAGCAGTTACAGCGTCGAAAACCCGCGCGGCTTTGGCCTGCTCCAGCGCACCCGGGATTTTGGGCGCTATGAAGACCTGGACGATCGTTACGAGCTGCGACCCAGTGGATGGGTCGAGCCCAAGGGTGACTGGGGGAAAGGACGGGTCGAACTGATCGAAATTCCGACGCCGGACGAAACCAACGACAACATTGTTGCGTTCTGGGTACCGGAAGAGCGGCCGGAACCCGGCAAGCCGCTGGATTTCGCGTACCGCCTGCACTTCACCATGGATGAGCCGGCGCTGCATGACCCCGAGTTGGCGTGGGTCAGCCAGACGCGGCTCTCTACCGGCGACGTAAAACAGTCGAATCTGATCCGGCAACCTGATGGCAGCACCGCTCTGATTGTCGACTTCGTCGGGCCCAACCTGGCCGCGCTGGTCGCCGATGCAGCCGTGAGCACCCGGGTGAGCATCGGTGAAAACGCCGAGCTGGTGGAAAACAACCTCCGGCATAACCCCGTGACCAAAGGCTGGCGTCTGACCTTGCGCTTGAAGGTGCGTGATCCCAAGCGCCCTGTAGAGCTGAGGGCTGCACTGGTGGAAGGCGAGAAGACGCTTTCCGAAACCTGGAGCTACCAGATCCCAACCAATGAGTAA
- the mdoH gene encoding glucans biosynthesis glucosyltransferase MdoH — protein sequence MSNPVEPSITGRYISQLPLDDAQRQALLSEVEQGSGGLEDVHRALGRTVPDADSVSSGGDLLGSVAARLRLGWGETFERARALTRDHQGRVCIRSTPPIVRTRMVPEPWHTNVLRLSWWRLLRKKNRTVELPPAQSVDRSGWRRVAAFRRTTLLVLMLVQTVIATWHMKSVLPYQGWALIDLQEVFLQPWQESARQILPYVVQTSILLLFALLFCWVSVGFWTALMGFFQLLKGHDQYNISASTLGDEPIPREARTALVMPIANEDVPRVFAGLRATYESLKATGHLEHFDIFVLSDSNDPDKCVAEQKAWLEVCKEVDGFGHIFYRRRRRRVKRKSGNIDDFCRRWGSSYRYMVVLDADSVMSGECLTSLVRLMEANPGAGIIQTAPKASGMDTLYARMQQFATRVYGPLFTAGLNFWQLGESHYWGHNAIIRVKPFIEHCALAPLPGKGSFAGDILSHDFVEAALMRRAGWGVWIAYDLPGSYEELPPNLLDELKRDRRWCHGNLMNFRLFLVKGMHTVHRFVFLTGVMSYLSAPLWFVFLALSTGLLAIHTLMVPEYFLQPNQLYPLWPEWHPQEAIALFSATLTLLFLPKLLSVLLICIQGAHEYGGRIRLVLSMVLETLFSMLAAPVRMLFHTVFVTAAFLGWSVQWNSPQRADNATPWGEALRRHGPQMLLGALWTGLVAWLDPAFLWWLAPIVVSLMLSAPVSVITSRTGLGLAAFRRKLFLIPEEFNPPQELASTDRYTRENHDNALHDGFIAATVDPIYNALVCGMARARHAKVVPGAEVLREQRMQQILDAGPDGAAEAARWRLLNDPDGMARLHLRVWQDERYQAWRDAYRQPALAGQAPIEVVSVP from the coding sequence ATGAGTAATCCCGTGGAGCCTTCGATTACCGGTCGCTACATCAGCCAGCTGCCGCTCGATGATGCGCAGCGCCAAGCCTTGCTCAGCGAGGTGGAGCAGGGCAGCGGCGGGCTGGAGGATGTCCATCGAGCCCTGGGCCGCACCGTACCGGATGCCGACTCGGTATCGAGCGGCGGCGATTTGCTCGGCTCGGTGGCCGCCCGCTTGAGGCTCGGCTGGGGTGAAACCTTCGAGCGTGCACGGGCGTTGACTCGCGACCATCAGGGGCGCGTGTGCATCCGCTCGACACCGCCGATTGTGCGGACTCGAATGGTGCCTGAGCCGTGGCATACCAACGTACTGCGTCTGAGCTGGTGGCGCCTGCTGCGCAAAAAGAACCGTACGGTGGAGCTGCCACCTGCGCAGTCCGTTGATCGCTCGGGCTGGCGTAGAGTCGCCGCGTTCCGTCGCACCACGTTGCTGGTGCTGATGCTGGTACAGACGGTGATTGCCACCTGGCACATGAAATCCGTGCTGCCTTATCAGGGCTGGGCACTGATTGATCTGCAGGAAGTGTTTCTGCAACCGTGGCAGGAGTCAGCGCGGCAGATTCTTCCGTACGTGGTGCAGACGAGCATTCTTTTGCTGTTCGCCTTGCTGTTCTGCTGGGTTTCGGTGGGGTTCTGGACAGCGCTGATGGGGTTCTTCCAGCTGCTCAAAGGGCACGATCAATACAACATCTCCGCCAGCACCTTAGGCGACGAACCGATCCCGCGCGAGGCGCGCACCGCACTGGTGATGCCAATCGCCAACGAAGATGTGCCGCGCGTGTTCGCCGGGCTTCGGGCAACCTACGAATCGCTCAAGGCGACCGGGCATCTGGAGCATTTCGATATCTTCGTGCTCAGCGACAGTAATGACCCGGATAAGTGCGTCGCGGAACAAAAGGCCTGGCTGGAGGTGTGCAAGGAGGTGGACGGCTTCGGGCATATCTTCTATCGGCGTCGCCGTCGACGCGTGAAACGCAAGAGCGGGAATATCGATGACTTCTGTCGTCGCTGGGGCAGCAGTTACCGTTACATGGTTGTGCTGGATGCCGACAGCGTGATGAGCGGTGAATGCCTGACCAGCCTGGTGCGCTTGATGGAAGCCAACCCGGGCGCCGGCATCATCCAGACCGCGCCGAAGGCATCGGGAATGGACACGCTTTACGCGCGGATGCAGCAGTTCGCCACGCGGGTTTACGGGCCTCTGTTCACTGCCGGGCTCAATTTCTGGCAGCTGGGGGAGTCCCACTACTGGGGCCACAACGCGATCATCCGGGTCAAACCCTTCATAGAACATTGTGCGCTAGCGCCGCTGCCGGGTAAGGGCTCGTTTGCCGGCGATATCCTTTCTCATGACTTCGTCGAAGCGGCGCTGATGCGCCGGGCTGGATGGGGCGTATGGATCGCCTACGACCTGCCAGGAAGCTATGAAGAGCTGCCACCGAACCTGCTCGACGAGCTCAAGCGCGACCGTCGTTGGTGTCACGGCAATTTGATGAACTTCCGGCTGTTCCTCGTGAAGGGCATGCACACCGTCCATCGTTTCGTATTTCTGACTGGGGTCATGTCGTACCTGTCTGCGCCGCTCTGGTTCGTGTTCCTGGCGCTCTCAACCGGCCTGCTGGCGATTCATACGTTGATGGTGCCTGAGTACTTCCTGCAGCCGAATCAGCTGTACCCGCTGTGGCCGGAATGGCATCCGCAGGAAGCGATCGCGTTGTTCTCCGCGACGCTGACCTTGTTGTTCCTGCCCAAGTTGCTCAGCGTTCTGCTGATCTGCATCCAGGGCGCGCACGAGTACGGCGGCCGCATTCGCCTGGTGTTGTCGATGGTGTTAGAGACCCTGTTCTCGATGCTGGCCGCGCCGGTCCGCATGCTGTTCCACACCGTGTTCGTGACCGCCGCATTCCTTGGCTGGTCGGTGCAGTGGAACTCACCGCAGCGCGCTGACAATGCGACGCCCTGGGGTGAAGCCTTGCGTCGACACGGCCCGCAGATGCTGTTGGGCGCGCTCTGGACCGGGCTGGTGGCCTGGCTCGATCCGGCGTTTCTGTGGTGGCTGGCGCCGATTGTGGTGTCGCTGATGCTCTCGGCCCCCGTGTCGGTGATCACCAGCCGTACTGGCCTCGGCCTCGCTGCGTTCCGTCGGAAGCTTTTTCTGATCCCGGAGGAGTTCAATCCTCCGCAGGAACTCGCGTCGACCGACCGCTACACGCGAGAGAATCACGACAACGCGCTGCACGACGGCTTTATCGCGGCGACAGTAGACCCGATCTACAACGCGCTCGTTTGTGGGATGGCACGCGCCCGGCATGCCAAGGTCGTTCCGGGTGCAGAAGTACTGCGGGAGCAGCGCATGCAACAGATTCTCGATGCCGGTCCCGACGGCGCGGCAGAAGCGGCGCGTTGGCGTTTACTGAACGACCCGGACGGGATGGCGCGGCTCCACCTGCGCGTCTGGCAGGACGAGCGTTATCAGGCGTGGCGTGACGCCTATCGTCAGCCAGCGCTGGCTGGGCAGGCACCAATCGAGGTCGTTTCCGTACCGTAA
- a CDS encoding c-type cytochrome, translating into MLKTLATLLLAALVLILIGAGVVYSGVVNVAADTPHSAPVRALLETARERSIAVRADDILVPDLSDAELIRSGAGNYDAMCAMCHLAPGVQSTELSNALNPAPPDLTDANRKHEPAHDFWTIKHGIKATGMPAWGQSMDDRYIWGLIALLEQLPALTPMDYQALVAASGGHQHGGGETAMQNHNPAPANTRPHDGERSVEQHHPAQPATPDLHRHADGTDHPH; encoded by the coding sequence ATGCTCAAAACGTTAGCGACACTGCTGCTGGCTGCGCTTGTGCTGATACTGATCGGTGCTGGCGTGGTCTATTCCGGCGTCGTCAATGTGGCTGCAGATACACCTCATAGCGCGCCGGTCCGGGCGCTATTGGAAACAGCACGCGAACGCTCAATCGCCGTTCGCGCCGACGATATCCTTGTGCCGGACCTGAGCGATGCGGAACTGATCAGGTCGGGGGCTGGCAACTACGATGCGATGTGCGCGATGTGCCACCTCGCACCGGGCGTCCAATCCACCGAGCTGAGCAACGCCCTCAACCCTGCCCCGCCGGACCTCACGGATGCCAACCGCAAGCACGAGCCGGCGCACGATTTCTGGACGATCAAACACGGCATCAAAGCCACCGGCATGCCCGCCTGGGGCCAGAGCATGGACGACCGTTACATCTGGGGGTTGATCGCCCTTCTGGAGCAGCTGCCAGCGCTGACGCCCATGGACTATCAGGCCTTGGTTGCAGCGAGTGGCGGTCACCAGCACGGCGGCGGTGAGACAGCTATGCAGAACCACAATCCAGCGCCTGCCAACACGCGACCTCATGACGGCGAGCGGTCGGTTGAGCAGCATCATCCAGCGCAGCCCGCAACACCCGATCTGCACCGCCATGCCGACGGCACCGATCACCCTCATTGA
- a CDS encoding copper resistance protein B, producing the protein MTIKLPLISALCLAAATTQAQEAEDHSGHGGHSPNAPAHTSPSHDTARPHHGQMDHGAMDHSGHSMPHPPKTGIPPSQQTRSPIPTLDPADIAAAIPDIPDHGMHQGGTHFMFVADELEWQDADDGSTLAWDLSGWAGGDIDRLAFRSEGERTNGHTEEAELQLLWSHAIGPWWETVAGVRQDFKPGSPQTWAAFGVQGMPLYGLETEATAFVGEGGQTALRLEAEYDLLLTQRWVLQPTAEVNLHGRNDERRGIGSGLSDAGVGLRLRYEISRQFAPYVGVSWHRAYGNTADLARLDGEDTRETRLVAGIRFWF; encoded by the coding sequence ATGACCATTAAACTGCCGCTGATCAGCGCGCTCTGTCTGGCAGCCGCCACCACCCAGGCGCAGGAAGCCGAGGATCACTCGGGTCATGGTGGTCATTCGCCAAATGCCCCGGCGCATACATCGCCGAGCCACGATACCGCCCGGCCCCACCACGGCCAGATGGATCACGGCGCGATGGACCACTCGGGGCATTCAATGCCGCATCCGCCCAAAACGGGAATCCCACCAAGCCAGCAAACGCGCAGCCCGATCCCGACGCTCGATCCCGCCGATATAGCGGCAGCCATTCCGGATATTCCCGATCATGGCATGCACCAAGGTGGCACCCATTTCATGTTTGTCGCCGACGAGCTGGAATGGCAGGACGCCGATGACGGCAGCACGCTGGCCTGGGATCTGAGCGGTTGGGCGGGCGGTGATATCGACCGTCTGGCCTTTCGCTCAGAAGGCGAGCGAACGAACGGTCATACCGAAGAAGCCGAATTGCAGCTGCTCTGGAGCCATGCCATCGGCCCATGGTGGGAAACGGTTGCCGGTGTGCGCCAGGACTTCAAACCCGGCTCGCCACAAACCTGGGCCGCTTTCGGCGTGCAGGGTATGCCGCTATACGGATTGGAAACCGAAGCGACGGCTTTCGTTGGCGAGGGTGGCCAGACTGCGTTGCGCCTCGAGGCTGAGTACGATCTGTTGCTGACGCAGCGCTGGGTGTTGCAGCCCACGGCCGAAGTCAACCTGCATGGTCGCAACGACGAGCGCCGAGGCATCGGTTCCGGTTTGAGCGACGCGGGGGTTGGTCTGCGCCTACGCTACGAGATCAGCCGTCAGTTCGCGCCCTATGTGGGCGTAAGCTGGCACCGCGCCTATGGCAACACCGCTGATCTAGCACGCCTCGACGGGGAAGACACCCGCGAAACTCGCCTGGTGGCGGGTATCCGGTTCTGGTTTTAA
- a CDS encoding copper resistance system multicopper oxidase has protein sequence MQSTASRRTFIKTLAAGGVAAGLGIWRQPVWAVARPGQSAEGGVLAGTDFDLYIDSLGVNFSGRERTAMAINGSIPGPLLHWREGDTVTLRVHNRLPQDTSIHWHGILLPANMDGVPGFSFAGIAPDGMYEYRFRLKQSGTYWYHSHSAFQEQLGVYGPLVIDPLEPEPFTYERDYVVMLTDWTDESPARVLDKLKKQSDYYNRGRRTLGDFINDVADQGWRETVGNRWAWAKMKMTPTDLADISAETYTYLLNGQAPDSNWTAVFEPGERVRLRLINGSAMTYFDFRIPGLKLTVVAVDGQNVKPVEVDELRLAVAETVDVIVSPDDSQDAYTLFAQSMDRSGYARGTLALRNGLSAPVPNLDPRPELSMDDMGHGDHGAHSGHDEQPQPAGHSGDHGATTHGQMGHGSNDTGHGDHGQMNHQDMEHSTASKDPAPTAMQSHPESEDGNPLVDMQTMMPVPKLGDPGIGLRDNGRRVLTYGDLRSTFPDPDGREPTRTIELHLTGHMERFAWSFDGIPFADAEPIRLKYGERVRFVLVNDTMMHHPIHLHGLWSDLEDEQGNFMVRKHTIDMPPGSRRSYRVTADALGRWAYHCHMLMHMDLGMFREVRVEQ, from the coding sequence ATGCAGTCCACAGCTTCCCGCCGAACCTTCATCAAAACCCTGGCCGCAGGCGGCGTCGCCGCGGGCCTGGGTATCTGGCGGCAGCCGGTGTGGGCGGTTGCACGCCCAGGCCAGTCAGCTGAAGGCGGCGTCTTGGCAGGTACCGACTTCGATCTTTACATCGACTCGCTCGGCGTGAATTTCAGTGGTCGCGAACGCACCGCGATGGCAATCAACGGGAGCATTCCCGGCCCTCTGCTGCATTGGCGTGAGGGGGACACGGTCACCCTGCGCGTGCACAACCGCCTGCCGCAGGACACCTCGATCCATTGGCACGGCATCCTGCTGCCAGCCAACATGGACGGCGTGCCGGGTTTCAGCTTCGCGGGCATCGCGCCGGACGGCATGTATGAGTACCGTTTCCGGCTAAAACAGAGCGGGACCTACTGGTACCACAGCCACTCGGCCTTCCAAGAGCAGCTCGGTGTTTACGGGCCGCTGGTGATCGATCCGCTCGAGCCCGAGCCCTTCACGTACGAACGAGACTACGTGGTGATGCTCACCGACTGGACGGACGAAAGTCCGGCACGGGTGCTCGATAAGCTGAAGAAACAGTCCGACTACTACAACCGCGGGCGCCGCACCCTCGGCGACTTTATCAATGATGTCGCCGATCAGGGCTGGCGCGAGACGGTAGGCAATCGCTGGGCCTGGGCGAAGATGAAGATGACGCCCACTGATCTAGCCGATATCAGCGCGGAAACCTACACCTATCTGCTCAACGGACAGGCTCCGGATAGCAACTGGACGGCCGTGTTCGAACCAGGTGAGCGGGTGCGCCTGCGGCTGATCAACGGCTCGGCCATGACCTATTTCGATTTCCGCATTCCCGGGCTGAAGCTCACCGTGGTGGCGGTGGACGGCCAGAACGTGAAGCCGGTCGAGGTGGACGAGCTGCGGCTGGCGGTGGCCGAGACGGTTGATGTCATCGTCTCGCCAGATGACAGCCAGGACGCCTATACGCTCTTCGCTCAATCCATGGACCGCAGCGGTTATGCGCGCGGGACGCTGGCGTTACGCAATGGCCTGAGCGCGCCGGTGCCCAATCTCGATCCACGGCCAGAGCTGAGCATGGACGACATGGGCCACGGCGATCATGGCGCGCATAGCGGCCACGATGAGCAACCGCAGCCGGCAGGACACAGCGGTGATCACGGCGCAACAACCCATGGACAGATGGGTCATGGGAGCAACGACACTGGGCACGGCGATCATGGCCAGATGAATCATCAAGACATGGAGCATTCGACCGCCAGCAAAGATCCTGCGCCTACTGCGATGCAGTCCCACCCCGAAAGCGAAGACGGCAATCCGCTGGTGGACATGCAGACCATGATGCCGGTGCCCAAGCTGGGCGACCCCGGAATCGGCCTGCGCGACAACGGCCGTCGTGTGCTGACCTACGGCGACCTGCGCAGCACTTTCCCCGACCCGGACGGCCGTGAGCCGACACGCACGATCGAACTGCATCTGACAGGGCACATGGAACGCTTCGCCTGGTCGTTCGATGGCATCCCGTTCGCCGATGCCGAGCCGATCCGCCTGAAGTATGGCGAGCGCGTGCGCTTTGTGCTCGTCAACGACACCATGATGCACCACCCGATCCACCTCCACGGGCTGTGGAGCGATCTGGAGGACGAACAGGGCAACTTCATGGTGCGCAAACACACCATCGACATGCCGCCAGGCTCCCGACGCAGCTACCGCGTCACGGCCGACGCCCTTGGCCGTTGGGCCTACCACTGCCACATGCTGATGCACATGGACCTCGGGATGTTCCGCGAAGTCCGCGTCGAGCAATGA
- a CDS encoding DUF411 domain-containing protein — protein MPALKTKLAIIAALLMTGTAHAADVIDVHRDANCGCCKDWIKYLEANGFEVRDHVETNMSAVKQQLGVAPRLGSCHTGVIDGKFIEGHVPVAQILELQKRNDLTGIAVPGMPAGSPGMDYGQPAQAYQVIGLTKGGKDVVMADYPGK, from the coding sequence ATGCCTGCTCTCAAAACCAAACTCGCCATCATCGCCGCGCTGTTGATGACTGGCACCGCGCACGCCGCTGATGTGATCGATGTGCACCGGGACGCCAACTGCGGCTGCTGCAAGGATTGGATCAAGTATCTCGAGGCGAACGGCTTTGAAGTGCGCGATCACGTTGAAACCAACATGTCGGCCGTCAAGCAGCAGTTGGGCGTCGCCCCGCGCCTTGGCTCGTGCCACACCGGCGTGATCGACGGCAAATTCATTGAGGGCCACGTTCCGGTGGCGCAGATCCTAGAACTGCAGAAGCGCAATGACCTGACCGGAATCGCCGTACCCGGCATGCCGGCCGGCTCGCCAGGCATGGACTACGGCCAGCCGGCGCAGGCCTATCAGGTCATTGGTCTGACTAAGGGTGGGAAGGATGTGGTCATGGCTGATTACCCAGGGAAGTAA